Genomic window (Coraliomargarita sinensis):
ACGAACGAATGGACGCCATTATCGGACACCCGGACAACGAGTTTACAGTCGAAGCCGCCTATCAGGAGCTGATCGCCCGGGATAAGGTAATTGCCGATGAGATCGAACTTGTGCGCCGAGAATACCTACAGGATGCCGACCATTCGGATTTCCAATCTTTTCAGGATGCCATCAAGGCCGCCAAGATTCCGCGGAATCTGGAAAGCGACGTCGAGCAATGGCGGAGTACCTATGCTCATTTGGCCCGGGAACATGTCAATTTGCCGATCGCCGAGCGCGTCCACATCGTCGCCCATGGTCATGTGGATGGATCGGAAGGTGAGAAGAACCGCTACACCACTCACGGCCCGCTGAGCGTCGGCTTCGGTGGAAGTATCAACAAGATCGGCCCGGAATACGGAATCGGTATCGCACTTGAACGCATGGTGGATGCGCCCATTCTTCTCGTCAAATGCTCCTGGGGGAACACCGCGATCAAGGATGCCTGGCGTCCGCCCACACTGGACGGTGTCGAGACACCGTCCGAGAAAGCAGCCCGCGAGGCCTGGAACAAAAAGATGGCGGCCCGGGCCGAAGCCGAGGGGCGTGAATATACTCCTGTACCGGCGCCGAAAAAAACCGGTGAGCTTTCCTATTGCTGGGGCATGACCCTGCCCCATATCGAAAAGGTGCTGGCCGACCCCGGTAAATACCACCCCGAGTATGATCCTGATCTTGGCTACGAGATCGGCGGCATGGTCTGGTTCCAGGGCTACAGCGATCAAAACAATCCGGCTTACGGGGAACACTTGGTCGAGCTGGTCAATTTCATGCGTGATCAAGTCGATACACCCGACATGCCTTTTGTGGCCGGAACGCTTGGCATGCCTGCTTACAGACATATGGCTCTTGAAGGCAACGTGAACGGCGGCATGATCCAGGCCGCACAGTTCCCCGGGATGCGCGGCACGATGGATGTCGTCAATACCGCCCCCTATTTCCCACTCGAATTGGACATGGCCCACAACGTGCGCACTGGCATGGATAAGGAGGACCCGGAACATGCCAAGGCCATGGACATCCTTAAACGAGCCACCAGCAATAAAGGGTTCCACTACCACGGCAGCGCAAAATGCTTCCTGCTGATGGGCGATGCCATGGGCCGGAGTCTGGCCAATTTGATGGCCGGCGGCGAACCGAAGATCTTCGAACAACTCACCTGCATTTCCTGCGAGTAAGCACAGTAAGTCGACACACCGGCTGAAGCCAACATAACAAGTTCATTTAGATGCAAAACTTAATACAATATTTCTCCCATCCCCTGTTCATTTCGCTGGGTCTTTTACTACCAAGTCTGGCCACAGCCGCCGGCAACAACAACGCGGGGCCCGATCAAGTTTACCAGTTACGACCGGCAGAAGACAAAGAGCGCGCTTTTGGCCACGTTGGAGCGACAGGTATATTTGCACGCATCTATCCCGGCGTGGAAGTCCGGGTCGAATCACTTATTGAAGGCTCGCCCGCCGACGGAAAGTTTGCTGTCGGCGATATCCTGACCGGCGTGAACGGCGTGCAGCTGCAAGGCAAAAATCCTTTCGTGGTTCTCGGGAACGCCCTGACCGAAGCCGAAGCAACGAACGGAAAACTCACCTTCGACGTACGCTCACCCGAGGGAAAAGCCACCCGCAAACAAACGATTACCATTCCGGTTTATGGTCCCTACAGTGAGACCTGGCCTCTCGATTGCGCGAAGTCGGACAAGATCGTCCGTGAGGCTGCCGAGTTTTTCTCGGATCCGAAATGGCTCCAGGATACCGGCATGCCCGGAGCGTTGACGGCTCTCTTCCTTCTCTCCACCGGCGACGATAAATACCTGCCGACAGTCAAAGCCTACTTCGACAACTTCCCCGATAAAGTTGAGCAAATTGGCAAGCACACCTGGAACAACGGGTACAACGGCATCGCCTGTGCCGAATACTACCTACGCACCGGCGATAAGTCCGTCCTGCCGATTATTCAGTATTACGCCGACGATGCCGAGCGCCGCCAGAAGTTCGGTGTGGGCTGGATCCACTGGGGCGATGGTGTCAACCCGCGCTACGTCGCCGGCGGCCTTATGAATCCGGCGGGGGCCCAGGTACTCACCACCCTACTTCTTGCCAAGGAGTGCGGTGTGGATGTGGATGAAGACACCCTGCTCGGCTCGCTGCGTTATTTCTACCGTTTTGCCGGCAAGGGCACCGTACCTTACGGCGACCACCGGGGCGAAGGTGCCCTCGGCTCAAATGGCAAGGACGGTATGATTGCCGCCGCCATGCAGATCGCCTGTGGTTCCAGTGGAGACACCACGATTTATGAAGAAGCCCGCAAGCATTTAGGGCTCTCCATGATGACCAGTTACTCCGGCCTCGTGGTGGGCCATGGTGATAAGGGCCGTGGCGACGCGATCTGGCGAAGTCTTGTGAGCCACTACCTGATGGACCTGCGCCCCGAACAATACCGCACCGCCATGGACCGCCTGAAATGGTGGCATGATTTGAGCCGCCTGCCCAGCGGCGCTCTCGAGTTTGCGACGCTCGAATGGCGCAACGGCGACTTGGGCTCCTCCGGGGCCGGCGTCGGACTCTCTTACACTGCGCCGCGCAAAACCCTCCGCATTACCGGGGCGCCGCGCACGGAACACTCGGTCGATTACAAACTGCCGGAGCAACTCTGGGGGAC
Coding sequences:
- a CDS encoding sialate O-acetylesterase — protein: MKTLYIACSLAGLLALTANAETKLKKEKLQIVFLMGQSNMVGLADPETAVYLTEPAYVPPKDFVTKKSEFFDWQNLYWQGVRTFKGPQKYKDELDALVEERRMSRMKWRQRVKGQHGPWQEAWGKKPEGKGRGVMYPYLDAKAAEEGIYERMDAIIGHPDNEFTVEAAYQELIARDKVIADEIELVRREYLQDADHSDFQSFQDAIKAAKIPRNLESDVEQWRSTYAHLAREHVNLPIAERVHIVAHGHVDGSEGEKNRYTTHGPLSVGFGGSINKIGPEYGIGIALERMVDAPILLVKCSWGNTAIKDAWRPPTLDGVETPSEKAAREAWNKKMAARAEAEGREYTPVPAPKKTGELSYCWGMTLPHIEKVLADPGKYHPEYDPDLGYEIGGMVWFQGYSDQNNPAYGEHLVELVNFMRDQVDTPDMPFVAGTLGMPAYRHMALEGNVNGGMIQAAQFPGMRGTMDVVNTAPYFPLELDMAHNVRTGMDKEDPEHAKAMDILKRATSNKGFHYHGSAKCFLLMGDAMGRSLANLMAGGEPKIFEQLTCISCE